In the Limanda limanda chromosome 15, fLimLim1.1, whole genome shotgun sequence genome, GAGTGCCAGCGAGATTGAGGCTATTTTGAGAACACTTTCAGAGATTGGAGATGGAGAGCTGCTTCCTGGAGACTTGGATGAAGATGCTGAAAGTGCAGGAGGGGAGCTGGACCTGGCGGAACGACTCTCTGGGATGGATTTGGACAAACTCTCAGAAGAGGAGCTGTGGGAAATTCTCAACGGCAAAGAGAAAGACCTGTTCATGGACATGATGAAGTCTGGAGCTCTTAGCAAGCTCGTTCCCCTGTGGAGACCATGGTGGGAGGAGCATGACGGAGCAGGGATGGCACTGGTGGGGGAAGTGAGCGAATTGGAAAGCGAAGATTCAGCAACTGTGGAGGAACAGGATGTTTGCAATGAAGTCAAGGAGTCGCATGAAGTGGCTCACAAACAGGGCAAAAAGGCTACAAAGGTGAAAAAGATTAAAGAGACGAATACAAGCAAGAACAAGGGAAGTTCAACAGGTCCCACTGTGCCTCCAGTTTCCGCAAAGATTCCAAAGTTGAGCTCTTTATGTGCAAATCCATCCCCCCTGGTTTGCTATGGTTTGGCGAATGCACTTTATGGCTACACTTTCAGTCTGTGCTTCCTAAACGGtgacactgactcactgatgtTTGAGTTTTGTGACATGATCCTGACTCTGTCCGAGGCCCTGAACTCTAACAGGGTGTTCAACTCTCTCCTAGAGGCCTTAGGATGTGGAGAAACTCTAATTCTGGGTGGAGGGTACCTGGACAAGGAGGATCCACTGGCCCCGACCAGGGCGGTGGAAGCTGTGGCTCACATCATGACGGGTAGAGACAGAAAAGATGCTACAGGATACTGTCTGTCAGCTTTGAGTCAGCTTCGCTCAGTTCTCTCCCAGGCCAGAACGTCTCTCTctaaagagggagaagaaggggCAAGGAGGCAGAAGTACTTCCTGGCAAGCAAGAAGTGTGAATTCTTTCAAGCCTGGGTGTTGGACAATGCAGCCCAGATCCAAAGACTGGCTGTCGAGTCATGGAATGAACACAGTAAGAGAGAGAGCGCACGGAGCAGCCTGGAGAAATCAAAGGCTGTAGTTGAGGAGAACTtgaagaaagggaagaagagaggaaaaagagagttgattaaagaacTCAGCtaattgttgaaaatgtttttttgtattgtaatgaaaatatatgaaataaattaatttgtcACTGTGAAATTCTACCTCTGAAACATCATGTCTGGTCTGTTCTTACTAGATAAATATatctgtatatactgtatacggCCTGTCCTCACCAATCCTTAATTCAACCTGTCAACAAAAGTGAAAATGACCCCAccactgtaaaaacaaatgatggTTTCTATGgtttcacaaacaaaacaaatacacaataaatttcctgaaaaaaaattataatattctGTAAACActacatttttattatcaaatataATACTctatacttttattttctaatattCTTTAGACTATATACTCATGTTTCATTCTCTTTACTTTTTATTGTGTTACTGTAACCTGGCACAATAATTTCATTTGGGATTAATTAAGTCTAATATTTTTTGAATGAACAATTATGAAATAGAATtaattacaatttatttttcgTAAGATCACAATttcggtgcagatccaggaacgGTTTAAAGTCTATTCAGCATTTCTCTTtctgataataaataaataaataaaaacacaacaaacctcCAGGCAGGATGCGAGGAACCCACGCGCTCATCCGCTGCTCTCGCGCTACTTCCTGTGAGCTGTCACGTGGTGCGGATGCCCTTCCACACGCTGCTCCAGGAAACATGGCCGCCCTCTTGAGATCAGCCCGGCTCCTCAGACTCTCGCCTTCGGGCTTGCTCCACGTCGCCGGGACGAGCCGGACCGGGCCGCCGCTGACTCGCCTGTACAGCGGGGCTCTCTCCGGAACCAAAACCGCGACGTGTTCCGGTCTCAGCCGAACCGGGTCGGCCCGGGTCCCCATCAGGTATCACGCAGGATGCTAGCTGCTGTTAGCCACATGTGAAGCTGGACTGTCATTGAGACTCATTGAGACTCAATGACAGTCCAGCTTCACTCGTGTTCACCGGGATAGAACCTGTGGAACCACATGCACTGCTCGGACACCTGCAGCATCATGTTAGACTCGGTTTCCCACCAGCACTGCCTAGCTTTAGCTTGAGATAAACATGGCCTCATCCTTTACATAAGGGGCTGATCAGAGGTTATGTATGTGTGGCCACTCATTCTTCAAACTTCATATCTTAAACAATTAACTTGTTTATTGGTGCAGCAGTGGGCAGACTCATGTCTATGCACCGACCCTTGGTTTAAATGACATGCTAACTGTTAGCAAGAGGCTCATCAGTGAAGTGCAGCCATTCATTCTGTCAGGCTGCAGCTACAGAAGATGTTCTTATCAAATCTAAGGGTCAGATTTAAATCAGTAAGTGTCAGTAGAGGATTGCAGGCGTATTGAAGATGAAGAGGTTTCAGTCCTggtgttgtttttctctctagGAACATTTTAAACTCAAGGTCACAGCTCCTGACTAAAACCTGCAGCAGCATTTCAAATGGTGAAGCTACTGTGCATCCATGTGTATCTACACTTATGGATTATTATTAGTTAAATACAGCTGAAATGAATGCATCCTTATACACCAGGGTCACAATAAATTCGTACTACATGAAGCCATAATACTCAGTTTGTGTGGAAGCTGACAAAACCTCAGTGTTTGAAGTTAAAACCCTGTGGGCTGTGATGACAAAAATCAGGCCTGTTCATCTGTTGCATCAGCacttaaaacacaaactaaacatATTAACCTTCATGATAAAGGAGTTATGACAGGGCTGTTGTATTAGGCTGCATTAGTTTGAGCTTcttgtacctaataaactgctCAATCTGTTCTcctccccctcacacacacaaacatccctcTCTGCTCTAAAACTCCCTCCTTCACTGTATCACTGTGTGAATCCCCTCTGCAGTCACGTGTGGCCGTATTCGGCGGGCTGTCTGCGTGGTTATTCCGTGGCTCCAGACAGAAAGGACGAAGCCAGTGTGTCGGTGCGGTCCAAGCAGGCGCAGCAGTTCGACTGGGCTCTGGCCAAGCTCGACAGCTCTGTGAGGAGGACCGGCCGCATCACCAAGACGCTGCTGCTCCGCATCTTCCATGACATCTGCAGGGCAGGTAGGCAGGCCGAGCAACCGACAGGTGGACACATGGAAGTCAGATGAAGGGGTAGACCATTATTATTCATCAAACTACTGATAACCCAGCTCAGTAGGTGCTGATGGACATTAGAATATTGTGAGAAACGAACCAAACTATACTGATTATCCCAGAAAGTGTAGCTAGCTGTGTGATATCAGGAATACACAGTCCtgtcgttctctctctctctccatccatcctcatcctctgttCCTGTCGGTTTGAAGGTTATCCCAGTGGGAACCAGGCCTTGTTGCTGCTGCGTAGCTGTGGCTCGCTGCTGCCGGAGGTTCCTCTGGAGGAACGCACCGTGCTGGCACACCGGGTGTGGGAGAAGCTGCATGAGTTGGGTAAGTGACAGCACTAATGGAAATAACTTAATCGTCATTTCATCAAGTATTTAATCATGGTTATGAGAGTAGAAGTCTTTGGCTCATCGTAGTCGACTGTGACTGGGTTGACAGATGTTTGCCTTCTCCTCCCCAGGTGCACAGTTTGATGTCAGTCACTACAACGCCCTGCTGAAGGTTTACCTGCAGAATGAGTTCAAGTTCTCTCCCACGGACTTCCTGGCCAAGATGGAAGCAGCTAATGTCCAGCCCAACAGAGTAAGTGCTGCAAgctggaagaaaaacaagcacaATTGATCAAAATCTTTTTAGGGTCTGCatcccaatacaatcccaaggTGTTGATTCTGGtcgttctgtttgtttcctaGGTTACCTACCAGAGACTCATAGCAGCCTATTGCCATAATGGGGATATCGAGGGAGCCAGGTGAGCAACCAGCCAACAGAGTTCATGTTCTGATGGGACACAGTTTGTAGAGCTTAACATTTGATATGATTGTATTTTGTAAAATACAGTATATTAACTTTATATTTTAGTCTTTGTAAGCAGAAGATCTTATATTTTGACTTTCCTGTCTTTTCCTCATTCCCTATGtcttctctgcctcctcagCACCATATTGGGTTTCATGAAGACCAAAGATTTGCCGATCACCGAGGCGGTTTTCAACTCTCTGGTGACCGGCCACGCTCGTGCAGGGTGAGTGTCACTATAATATTTAATGGGACATAATAAGTGTTGGAGTAATTCGATTTTAACAAGCTGTCATCTTTTTATGTGCAGTGACCTCGAGAGTGCTAAGAACATCCTGCCTGTGATGCGCGGAGCGGGAATTGAACCAGGACCTGACACTTATTTATCACTGCTTAACACCTACGCCGAAAAGGGAGACCTGGAAAGTCTGAAAAAGGTGTGTGTGGTTTCAAAACAGTGCTGATGaacattttgtcattttgtgtgtgtttaaatgtgatgattgaacttcctctctgtgttttatttttcctctcctcccttttctATTCCTCTGCCTCTCAAACACTCCTCCCActcttgtctgtctgtatcAGACcatggaggaagcagagagtgCCGACTGCAGTCTGATGGACCGGGACATCATGCAGATCATCTTCACTTTGGCCAAGTCCGGACACCAGCATCTCATCCCAGACATGGTTGAGCGCATGAGGCACGAGAGGGGTTATGTGCCAGGTACTCATGCACACGTCATGTTTTCTCCAGcacctttttatttaactaGCTAATCAGCTGTATTAACAGTCGTATTAAAAGTGTTATGAGGCTGAGAAGAAtgtccctttttgtttttattgtagaTGCTATGAATCTGTGTCTGAGCCTGATCACGCAGGGCCAGGAAGACACAGCTTTTAACGTCCTGAAGAGTTTCTCCTCACTGGAGCCGGATAATTACAACAACGATTCCCCGAACCTGGGCAACTTCTTCCTCAGACACTGTGTCACCATGAACACGGTAGATACAACAAGTTCTCTCACTTCCCCCTAACTCGGTGTTTGACTTTAAGCATTCATTGTAACACTTGAAATGTATGTTGAGGATGAA is a window encoding:
- the znhit2 gene encoding zinc finger HIT domain-containing protein 2, which encodes MNPIIRRRLPPSVRSLLTDIGPKEDWTDLEPEGVARDGILLPARGADSGPEEFLVPAKAEGEESTEDGSYAGMNAICMMCKCKPSCYTCPRCNLRYCGLACYQSPDHSFCSEAFYKESVLKELKDMGKTEGEQRKKMQEILVGLRQKAERTDGGMEGLLKEAGIVSDDVDEGEEVAAEKVQVVELLSRLAELQQSGEGSASEIEAILRTLSEIGDGELLPGDLDEDAESAGGELDLAERLSGMDLDKLSEEELWEILNGKEKDLFMDMMKSGALSKLVPLWRPWWEEHDGAGMALVGEVSELESEDSATVEEQDVCNEVKESHEVAHKQGKKATKVKKIKETNTSKNKGSSTGPTVPPVSAKIPKLSSLCANPSPLVCYGLANALYGYTFSLCFLNGDTDSLMFEFCDMILTLSEALNSNRVFNSLLEALGCGETLILGGGYLDKEDPLAPTRAVEAVAHIMTGRDRKDATGYCLSALSQLRSVLSQARTSLSKEGEEGARRQKYFLASKKCEFFQAWVLDNAAQIQRLAVESWNEHSKRESARSSLEKSKAVVEENLKKGKKRGKRELIKELS